The following coding sequences are from one Oncorhynchus clarkii lewisi isolate Uvic-CL-2024 chromosome 20, UVic_Ocla_1.0, whole genome shotgun sequence window:
- the LOC139377109 gene encoding prophage side tail fiber protein homolog StfR-like, with the protein MQPAESSQQHAASRKQPAACSQRKAASRMQPAESSQQKAASIKQPLDSSQQKAASRKQHAASRKQPAESSQQIAESSQQKAECSQQNAASRKQPAESSQQKAACSQQKAASRKQPAACSQQKAACIQQKAACSQQHAASRKQRAVSSQQHAASRKQHAASSMQPAGNSQQKTASGKQPAESSQKHAASRKWPAASSQQKAASRKQHAASRKQHAASSFKAANTNPTLKCGD; encoded by the coding sequence atgcagccagcagaaagcagccagcagcatgcagccagcagaaagcagccagcagcATGCAGCCAGCGGAAAGCAGCCAGCAGAatgcagccagcagaaagcagccagcagaaagcagccagcaTTAAGCAGCCATTAGAtagcagccagcagaaagcagccagcagaaagcagcatgcagccagcagaaaacagccagcagaaagcagccagcagatagcagaaagcagccagcagaaagcagaATGCAGCCAGCAGAatgcagccagcagaaagcagcctgcagaaagcagccagcagaaagcagcatgcagccagcagaaagcagctagcagaaagcagccagcagcATGCAGCCAGCAGAAGGCAGCATGCATCCAGCAGAAAGCAGCATGCAGCCAGCAGcatgcagccagcagaaagcagcgAGCAGTAAGCAGCCAGCAGcatgcagccagcagaaagcagcatGCAGCCAGCAGCATGCAGCCAGCAGGAAACAGCCAGCAGAAAACAGCCAGCGGAAAGCAGCCAGCTGAAAGCAGCCAGAAGCATGCAGCCAGCAGAAAGTGGCCAGCAGCATccagccagcagaaagcagccagcagaaagcagcatgcagccagcagaaagcagcatgcagccagca